The Cellulophaga sp. RHA19 genome includes the window TAACACATTACCTCTGTAGTCTAACGCAGCTCTTATTGTTTTAAATGGATACGTTTCAGAACCATTTGATGCAGTGGTTCCTGTATAACTTGCATCTACATACAAGGTTGTTGGTCTTGTTTGCGCTACACTTGTTTCTATTTGTGTAATACATAAAAGAAATGTAAACAAAATTAAGCTTCTAAGTCTATAATTTAGACTGGGCTCTTTTTTGGTTAAAACTGTTTTTAAGTAGTTCAAAATTGTTTTCATAGTAGTAATAGTAGTTTTTAGTTATTTTTTATAATTGTGGTTATCTATTTTTAAGTGCATTCTATTTGTTAAAAATCTAATTATCAGTTTTAATTTAAAAATGTGTTCGAGCACATTTTAAAGCAAATATATAAAAATATTTAGTGTTCTCGATAACATTTTTTAAAAAAATATTAATATTATTATAAATTTTGATTAAAAAAAACAATATTAACAGACTAAAAATCTTACAAGACTAGGTTCTTAAGTACTAAAAACATTAGGAAAAATAGAATTATATGTTTGGATAGTAAATAAAAAATATGATTAAAATAAAATTAATAGTTAAACCTAGTCTGGCAAATTATAATACATAACGAGCTACAATTTGTTAAAAATTATATTTTTATATAAGTTTTATTTTTATACATATACCATAATAAAAGATACATAATACAAAACCCTCCAAATGATGTTAATGCATTGTAATATGCTCCAAAAAACTGTTCTAGACCAAATAAAATATCTTCTGAAATTTTTGGAAAATTTAATACGTGAGACAGAACATAAGCTGTAATTGCATTAACTCCTATAATTTTTAAAGGAAGACTCCATTTTACAATACCTTTTACATCTATAACTAAATAAAATATATTGTACAAAAGCATACATAACCCTGATGATAATAAAACAAATGTACTGTTCCACAACTTTTTAACACTAGGATGAAATATATTTAAAAACAAACCTATTGTAATAAATGCTAACCCTAATAAAAAAATATGTAATGCTGTTTTTTTGGGAGATAAGTTTGATTTTAGTATTTCTCCTATAAATAAACCCGAAAGTGTAGTTGCTGTAAACCCTAAACTACTTAACAGCCAAGTGTACTGGTAACCATCATCAAACCTACCAAAAACTATATTGTCTACATAAATAGCAATATTTTTATCTGGTAATAACTCACTAATCCCTATACCTGGTACAGGTGCAAGCTCTAGCAACAATATATATATAATGAGAAACGTTGCAAAAGCTATATATCTATTTATTTTACTTAAATGAATATAAAATATACAAGCAAATAAATAGCCAACTGCAATGGCTTGTAATGTATTACTAAAAATTTTAAACTCATTAATACTAAAGTGTAGTAAATTTCCCTGTACAACCCAGCCTAGTATAAATAAAATAAAAAAGCGTTTAATTATGTGCGGGTAAAGCTTTAATTTATTATCAATTTCTTTTTTTCGTTTTTCTAAAGAAAAAGGAATTACCACTCCTACTAAAAATAGGAATAAAGGCATAATAATGTCATAAAAATGAAAACCAAACCATTTTGGATGCTTAAATTGAGTAGCTAAAAAACCAGAAAAATTAGTTTGCGAAGCGTTATGTAAGTTTTCAAAAAAGTGATCTGCAAAAATAATCATAAGCATATCAAAACCTCTTAACGCATCTATTGATAATAACCTCTTATTTTGTTTATTTAAATTATCCACCTAAAAAATTATTAAACTTATGTGTAATAAAGCTGTCTAAATATTTTAAAAATTGATAAATTTTAGACTAGCCTTTTATTTTTTATGGGGAAAATATTAGTTTGTATTATTTTTACTCACAAAGTCCTGTAGACTCAATAGGAACCTCATAACTAACAAATTTACTAGTGCCTGTTACGTTAGGAAAAGTACCAACGGCAGCCCAACCAATAGTTAACTCTGTAAAAGCAAAGCTTATGGTACTACCTATAGAGCCAAACTGAGTTTTTGGAATACTAAATTCTATAGCGTTTGTATCATTATCTACACTAATAACACCAGATGAAGTAAGGTTTTCTCCAGAACCAGCTAAAGCAGACCAACCCCAACCTCCATTAGGATCTGTATGTTGAAAAAAAGACCCCCAAGAATTACTAAGCAAAGGACCTTCAAACAATAGTTCTGCTCCAGAGCCCTCTGGCCACTGCCAGCTTAAAAAACCGCTAGATGCGTCTCCGTCTGTACTTATAAATATATTAACTAGCTCCATTTGCATAGTAGAATTGCCTTCTAAGTAAACATTTACGTTATCTCCTTTTCCCCATACTTTTATTTTTTGCATGGATGCTGCTGTTGGTTCTTGATATAAATATTCTATAGATTCCCAATCTGTAAAATCACCATCAATTGCTATATCTACATCAAGAACTTCTGGAGCTGTAATTATTTTTGTTACAGCAGCCTCTTGTCCTAAATCATTAATTGCGGTTAATGTTACCTTTATCTCCCCTCCTATATTAACATACCTATAAGTAGGGTTCTCCTTGTCACAGTAAAAACTTAAATCTCCAAAATCCCATCTATAGGTAGTTGCACCTTCAGAAAGGTTTGTAAATGAAAATAAATTATCGTCATTAGAAAATGAAAAATCTGCAACAACATTACCATTATCAGAATTAGTGTCAGTGTCATCTGATCCGCAGCTCAAAATGAGAAAAACAGAAAAGGTGCTTAGTAAGAAAATTATTTTTTTCATAATCATTATAGTTAAAGATTAAATTTTGATTTTAGTTAATGGTTAGTGTGTGAGAAAGCTTATTTAAACCTTCTAATGCGTTCCAAGTATCAATATTTGCTAGTTGTATTGCGTATTCTGGCCTGTCTGCCAATTTACTGCTTTGGTCTTCAATTTTTAAAAACAAGTCATATTTTCCTGCTGGAATTCCTGTTAATGCAACAGACTCATTTAATTGTAAATCTACATTAGGTAACACCTTTCTAACATCAAAATTTAATGCCTTTTTATACAAGGTTCCATCTGTAGCTTTAAGTACTAAAAAAGTATTTTTCTGATTATAAACTGGAGCATACCCAACATTACTTATCACTGCATTTAAATTAAAATTACTGCTAGCAGTTACTTTTTTTTGTAATTCTGCAGATTTTAAAACAAGTCTGTATCCTAACTTTTTTTGAAAATCTACAAAGCAGCTATTATTTCTCCAGACATTAAGCACTGGGCCATACCAATCTAAGTTTAAATATGTCCATTTTAACAAAGTCATTTCCTCCTCTGCTGTAGCACAACTAGCTGTTGGTATTCCGCTAGGCGGACAAGTTTCTCCGCCAGTAGGCACAAAACTTGCTTCATCACTAATATAACTTTTTTCAATAGTTACATTCTGATAAGTACCGTAATCATCTACACTAGCTAAAAAACAATCGTTATGAAAACCCACACGGGCTATGTCTGTTGTACCGTACCCAACGGTTTCATCTATAGCATTGGTATAATCAAAAACTTCTTGCTTATATTTTGGTGTTCTTAATTGTATTTTTACTTCTTTAGGAAATACATCTAACAGCTTGTTTACAACAGCTTTTCTACTTTCTGTTGTTGTTAAGTTATTTGTTGAAAAAGCCCATTCTCCCCATGAGCCAATAAAACCAGCTTGTACAAAAGCTATTACATCTGCATTATCTGACACTATTGGTTTAAGCTGATCTAAGTGGTTTTCTATTATATTTAATGGAGCATCAGTTTCATCAGAATTACTATTATATGCAAAACGTAAAACACATTTAATTCCTGCTTCCCTTAACCTTTCAAAATCTGTTTTAATCAGGTTTAACTGAACTTCACTTAAATCTGAATTTTTAAAAGCATCTAAATAGTATAGTCGTAAAATAATAGTAACATTTTCATTTTTTAAACTGTTTAATGTCACTAAACTTAACGGATCTCCTTCAGAGAGAACACTCCAGCTATGCATAAATCCACGTTCTGGATTAGAAATTACTTCTAAAGATTCTGTATATTTTATTTCACTTAACGTGTCATCTGCAATTACCTCATCATCACCAGAAGAACTACTACTACAGCTAATAACCATAATTAATAGTGTTAACGCTAAAATTCTATTTTTCATCATTTTATTTTTTATAATAGTTAAAAGGGTATTAGTACGTATTTTTTATCCAGTTATATGGTTTTCTTTTAACCCAATTACCTCTTGTAAAGTCAGGGAAATCTTGAGGTTCACCATTGTTTTCTATAGATGCTTCTGACAAAGGTGTTATGGCGCTCCAGGCAGCTGCATCATAAGCATCCATTGGTGGTGCTATATTTTTTTTAGCAGCTTCTACAAAAGCATGAATTACAAAAAAGTCCATACCTCCATGTCCAGATCCATTAGCTAAATCGCCAAATTTTTTCCATAATGGGTGGTCATATTTTTTTAACCACTCATCTGCTTTATCCCATTTATGAGGCTCTGTTATTTTATCTATATGAATTCTATTACCATCTACTTCCCATAAACCATTTGCACCCTGAACTCTAAAACCTAAGGAATAAGGTCTTGGTGAATTGGTATCATGAGTAACAATTATGCTTTCTCCATTAGATGTTTCTATGGTAGATGTTATTACGTCTCCCAGTTTAAAATTTAATTTTGCATTTGGATGATGTTTTCCTCCGTTCTCTACTATGTAATTATGAAGCCCTACTGCTTTAGTAGCTGTAGATGTTAGTGTCATAAACCTGTTACCTCTATTAATATCACACATTGCAGCCACAGGTCCAATACCATGAGTAGGGTAAATATCTGCATTTCTTAATAAGGAGTGTTGTGTTCTCCATGCAGATTCTGATATTCCTTTTTCTCCAAACTCTACACCTTTACCGTAGGGTGTTTTACCATCATTAAATTTTACATGTCTTAAGTCATGCTGATAACCACATCTAAAATGTAATAGTTCTCCAAAAACGTTTTGCTTTACCATATTAAGTACAGCCATAACGTCTCTTCTGTAATTAACATTTTCTAAAATCATTAAATGTGTTCCGGTTTCTTCATGTGTATTAACAAGATCCCAACATTCTTCCATTGTGTTGGCTGCAGACACCTCTAAACCGGTATATTTACCAGCTCTCATTGTATCTTTTGCCATAAGCGTATGCCACAACCACGGAGTAGAAATAATTACAGCATCTACATTGTTTAAATCTAAAAGGTTTCTGTAATCATAATCATCTTTACCAAACGTTAAGGGCTTTTTTTGCCCTTTACTTGTAATTTTATTTACTGCAATATCAATTCTTTTAGGGTCAATATCACATATTGCAGTTATTGTAATATCGTCCCTTAACAAAAGGTTATCTAAATGGTTAGTGCCGCGTAAGCCTACGCCTATCATACCTATTTTAAGGTTATGATGTTTATTATTATTATTAATTCCAAAAGTCAATCCTGGTAAAAGAGATATTCCTGTTCCTAGAATTGTACTTTTTTTTATAAAATTTCGTCTAGAGTCCATTATATTTTCTTAATTATTCTGTGTAATTAGTTGTTGTATTAAAGTGTAATTAATTTAGATATAAGGATTGCCTATTTATCTACAAAATAAACAACCCTCACCTACTAAACTAACTGAACTAATTGTAACCTGGGTTTTGTAAAAAAGCACCTTTACCCTCACTTACCTTATCTAGAGAAAAAGGAAAGAGAGCTTTATGTGGAGCTGTTTGACTAGAAACACCATTTAAATCTATATTATAATCACTGTATTTACCGTGTCTAATTAAATCTGCTCTGTATTGGCCATTTTCACACCAATATTCATGAGACCTTTCTAATAGAATCATTTTATTAAATGTATCTATGTCTGCATAATCTGCTAATAAAATTGCATCTAAACCTGCTCTATTTCTAACCATATTAACTAAATCTATAGCCTGTTGGCTAGGAGTGTTATTTTTATTAGCCAAAGCTTCTGCCTTAGACAATAAAACATCTGCATACCTATACATTACAATATCTACCGTTGTTATTGCTGTACTTCTGGCTGCATCTTCTGAAATTTTTAATGGTATAGGTCCGTATTGCATAATAGTACCAGGGTTACTTCTATTATAGGTAACACCATCTGTACCCACATACTCTGCTATAAGATTTGTTTTTCTTATATCTTGCTCTTCAAAAGAATCATAAAATTTCCAAGAGCTTTGTATTGTTCCCCAACCTGCTCTTCCTGGATAGTTTGATGGTAACACCATTAACTGCCATTGATTTTCGCTGGTACCAGCATAATCTGCAGGTATAGCCCAAATAATTTCATTACTATCTACAGGTGCTTGCACATCAAACATGCTCAAATAATCATCCTCTAACTCATAATGGTTCATAGCCATTATTAAATTAGCCTGTTTTTCTACGTCTGCCCATCTTTTTTCATGCAAATACAGCCTAATTAATAACATACGAGCCATACCCTGACTAAATCTCCCGTATTTAGCTTCTGATGGAGGTAACAAGTCTGAAGCTGCATCTAATAAATCTTTTTCAATAAAACGCACCATTTCATCATTACTTAACCTAGCTAAAGGTTCTTCACTTAAAGGATTTTTTAATACCTCTAATGGTGCTACTACTATTGGTCCATACATGTCAAAAAGTTCATAACACAACAGTGCTCTTGCACATTTTATCTCTGCTATTCCAGATATTTTTAAATTTTCATTAACAGAAGAGTTTTGAATTCTATCAATACTCAATGTCATGCTACTTATTTTATTATAAAAATCATCATAAAAACGGGTTATGCCTCCACTATTTTGCGCAGTATAACTATGTAATGTAGCTAGTTGTTGAACTCCAAAATCACCTTGAAGAATTTCAGTAGTTGCATCTAAAACAAACATAGTACCTTTTTCAGATGTGGAATGGATACCATCAGAATAAGCTCCTCTTAAAGGGTAATAAGCTGCATAAACCAATGATTGGATATCAGCCTCTGAGGTAGGAAAAATATCAGGATTAATTTCATCATAATTTACTGACTCTAATTCTGGATTACATGCAAATGATAAAGTTAAACAAGTGCCTAATAATATTAGTTTAATTTTTTTCATAATCATTTTTTTAAAATTTTAAGTCTAGACCAACAGTAAAAGTTCTAACATTAGGGTAAGATGCTACTAAATTTGATGTATCTCCACTAACATCAGGATCATAACCATTTGTTTCTGGATCTACTCCCTTATAAGGTGTAATAACAAAAATATTTTGTCCGCCTACACGTAATGCTGCACTAGACAAATGTTTACCAAAACAATTTTTAGGAAATTGATATGATAATGAAATATTACTTAAACGTATAAACCAGGCATCTTGTAAAAAGAAATCACCAGAGTCATATAATGAATAACCAAAATTAGATCCTGGCCTTGTTGTAGATGGGTTTTCTGGTGTCCATCTATTCAATATATTTCTTAATGCATTTGCACCATTTTTTGCTACACCGTCTGTAGATACCCCGTAAGTAAAATCTGTTGCATCTATAATTTCTCTACCAAACATTGCATTAAAATGAAAGTTTAATTGAAAGTTTTTGTAAGTAATCATATTACTAAAACCTGCAATAAAATCTGGGTCTGAAGAACCAAGTAATACAATATCTGCTTCATCAATTTTTCCGTCTGCTTCTCCTGTTCTTTGAAAAATACCATTTTCATCAACAATAGGGTTTCCAGATCCGTCTCTTAAATAACCGTTTACATCTTTTAATTTTATTTGACCAGGAAATAAATCTGGTTGTGCAGTTACTACTTCACCTGCTTGCATTATTCCATCAGATAAATAACTAAACTGCGCACGTATAGGATCATCTACATTTTCATAAACTGCTGGTTTCCAATCCGGAGCCCTTTCTAGCCACCTATCATCAAAGGTTGAATAAGTGAATGTACTTTTCCAAGTAAAATTTTTAGTTTGAATATTTACTGTATTTAAAGTAAACTCTATACCTCTACTTTGGGTTTTTCCAATATTTGCCCAAACTTGATTTATCTCGTTATATGAGTTAATTGGGTTTAAACTTAAAAGGTCTGAAATTTCTTTATCAAAAAGCTCTACAGATCCAGAAACTCTATTTTTAAAGAAACCAAAGTCTAATCCTAAGTTTTTTTCTGTTGTTGTTTCCCATTTTAAGCTTGGATTTGCTAACCTTGATGCAAAAACACCAACTAGTACAGATTCATCAGGATTTAAATAAGCTGGTTTTGCAAAATATGAAGCAAATGCATTACCGCCTATATCTGCATTACCTGTTTGCCCATAACCATACCTTAATTTAAGCTGTGATACTTTACCCTTTAAACTTTTCATAAATGGTTCTTCTGCTATATTCCACCCTATTGCCATAGAAGGAAAGATTGCAAATTTGTTATTTTCTGAAAAATTACTGGAACCATCTCTACGTATTGTAGATGTTAAAATATAACGATCTTTATATATGTAATTTAACCTACCAAAATAAGATACTATTTTACTAGTAGATTTAGAGGAGCTTACATCTGGCACTCCTGCTCCTGCATTCATATTATTCCATAAAAAAGCATCTGTAATAAAATCATTATTAGCTAACGAATTTCCACTAGACTCAAAATTTTGATGAGAGTAACCAGCCAACAAGTTTAAACTATGATCTTCTAAAATATTAGCTTTATAATTTAAGGTAATGTCTAAAAGTTTATCATTTTTTTGTTCACTAGCTATAGAAGCTCTTCCGTTTTCATTTTCTCCCCATAACGTAGTTCTTGGCAAATAAGTGTTTCTTACACTTAAGCCCTGGTCTATACCTGCTTGGGTTCTTAAAGTTAAACCCTTTAATGGTTTTACTTCTAAATACACATTTGCTAATGTCCTATCTGTTCTTGCCTCATCAGATATAGTAAGTAGAGATGCTGGGTTAGGAATTATAGCATAATCTGGATTAGTTGGATAATTACCAAAACTATCTACCTCGTCTATTAACGGACTATATTGTAATGCAGACCTTATTATTCCTGAGTTTTCAAAAGCTTGCCCACCTAATTGTGTATTTTGATTATTTATTGTACTCTTTGTAAAGCTTAGACCAATACTAATTTTATCATTAAATTTTTGATTTAAATTAAAACGTAAAGAAGCTCTTTCAAACTCAGAACTTTTTAAAACTCCTTTATGCTCAAATAAATTACCAGACAAATAATATTTAGTAGACTCTGTACCTCCTTTTAATGAAATATTATGTTGTTGTATGCCGCCATCTCTAGTAACTATATCAAACCAATCTGTTCCTTTACTTGCATTATTTATTTGATCGTCTGAATAAACCCTTGTAAACGGAATACCATTTACAGGATTTGCAATAGCATCCTGTAATGTTCTGTTGCTATATGGAGCTACTCTATTTAAAAAAGCCCAATTTTCATAAACAGCTTCATTTCTTAACTGCATATACTCAGGCGCATTTAAAACATCATAATTATTTTCATAAGCTTGGTAAGAGTATGATGTGGAATAATCTACTTGCACTTTACCGGCTTTTCCTTTTTTAGTGGTAATAATCACAACTCCGTTTGCTGCCCTGGCTCCGTATATAGCTGTTGAACTTGCATCTTTTAAAACCTCTATAGACTCTATATCATTAGGATTAAATGAATTTAAAATACCTTGTGTACCACCACTATACCTGTTACCATCTCCTGGCTCTGTTAATTGAGATATTGGAAAACCATCTACAACAATTAAAGGTTCATTACTAGCATTTATTGATGCTGCCCCACGAATTCTAATATCTAAACCACCACCTGGTTGTGCACTATTTTGAATAATTTGTAACCCGGCTGCTTTTCCCTGTAGCGCATGTGCTATTGAAGGTGTAGAAGACAAGACTAAATCATCTCCTTTTACCTGAGATATAGCACCTACCAAGTCTTTTTTTCTTTGGCTACCATAACCAACAACTATTACTTCCTCTAAGCTTGTATTATTTTGTGCTAATTTTACATTAATTACAGTTTGATCTGCCACTAACACCTCTTTACTTACATATCCTAAATAGGTGAAAATTAATGTTGCTGTACCGTTCTCTGGAATATTTATTGCATAAATACCATCAAAATCTGTTTCTACCCCAATAGAAGTACCTTTAACCTGAATAGATGCACCGGGTAAAATTTCACCAGCTTCATTAGTAACTTTACCTGTTACAATGCTCTGCTGCATATGATTTTTTT containing:
- a CDS encoding acyltransferase family protein; this encodes MDNLNKQNKRLLSIDALRGFDMLMIIFADHFFENLHNASQTNFSGFLATQFKHPKWFGFHFYDIIMPLFLFLVGVVIPFSLEKRKKEIDNKLKLYPHIIKRFFILFILGWVVQGNLLHFSINEFKIFSNTLQAIAVGYLFACIFYIHLSKINRYIAFATFLIIYILLLELAPVPGIGISELLPDKNIAIYVDNIVFGRFDDGYQYTWLLSSLGFTATTLSGLFIGEILKSNLSPKKTALHIFLLGLAFITIGLFLNIFHPSVKKLWNSTFVLLSSGLCMLLYNIFYLVIDVKGIVKWSLPLKIIGVNAITAYVLSHVLNFPKISEDILFGLEQFFGAYYNALTSFGGFCIMYLLLWYMYKNKTYIKI
- a CDS encoding PKD domain-containing protein, with product MKKIIFLLSTFSVFLILSCGSDDTDTNSDNGNVVADFSFSNDDNLFSFTNLSEGATTYRWDFGDLSFYCDKENPTYRYVNIGGEIKVTLTAINDLGQEAAVTKIITAPEVLDVDIAIDGDFTDWESIEYLYQEPTAASMQKIKVWGKGDNVNVYLEGNSTMQMELVNIFISTDGDASSGFLSWQWPEGSGAELLFEGPLLSNSWGSFFQHTDPNGGWGWSALAGSGENLTSSGVISVDNDTNAIEFSIPKTQFGSIGSTISFAFTELTIGWAAVGTFPNVTGTSKFVSYEVPIESTGLCE
- a CDS encoding DUF4832 domain-containing protein, producing MKNRILALTLLIMVISCSSSSSGDDEVIADDTLSEIKYTESLEVISNPERGFMHSWSVLSEGDPLSLVTLNSLKNENVTIILRLYYLDAFKNSDLSEVQLNLIKTDFERLREAGIKCVLRFAYNSNSDETDAPLNIIENHLDQLKPIVSDNADVIAFVQAGFIGSWGEWAFSTNNLTTTESRKAVVNKLLDVFPKEVKIQLRTPKYKQEVFDYTNAIDETVGYGTTDIARVGFHNDCFLASVDDYGTYQNVTIEKSYISDEASFVPTGGETCPPSGIPTASCATAEEEMTLLKWTYLNLDWYGPVLNVWRNNSCFVDFQKKLGYRLVLKSAELQKKVTASSNFNLNAVISNVGYAPVYNQKNTFLVLKATDGTLYKKALNFDVRKVLPNVDLQLNESVALTGIPAGKYDLFLKIEDQSSKLADRPEYAIQLANIDTWNALEGLNKLSHTLTIN
- a CDS encoding Gfo/Idh/MocA family protein, whose amino-acid sequence is MDSRRNFIKKSTILGTGISLLPGLTFGINNNNKHHNLKIGMIGVGLRGTNHLDNLLLRDDITITAICDIDPKRIDIAVNKITSKGQKKPLTFGKDDYDYRNLLDLNNVDAVIISTPWLWHTLMAKDTMRAGKYTGLEVSAANTMEECWDLVNTHEETGTHLMILENVNYRRDVMAVLNMVKQNVFGELLHFRCGYQHDLRHVKFNDGKTPYGKGVEFGEKGISESAWRTQHSLLRNADIYPTHGIGPVAAMCDINRGNRFMTLTSTATKAVGLHNYIVENGGKHHPNAKLNFKLGDVITSTIETSNGESIIVTHDTNSPRPYSLGFRVQGANGLWEVDGNRIHIDKITEPHKWDKADEWLKKYDHPLWKKFGDLANGSGHGGMDFFVIHAFVEAAKKNIAPPMDAYDAAAWSAITPLSEASIENNGEPQDFPDFTRGNWVKRKPYNWIKNTY
- a CDS encoding RagB/SusD family nutrient uptake outer membrane protein, translated to MKKIKLILLGTCLTLSFACNPELESVNYDEINPDIFPTSEADIQSLVYAAYYPLRGAYSDGIHSTSEKGTMFVLDATTEILQGDFGVQQLATLHSYTAQNSGGITRFYDDFYNKISSMTLSIDRIQNSSVNENLKISGIAEIKCARALLCYELFDMYGPIVVAPLEVLKNPLSEEPLARLSNDEMVRFIEKDLLDAASDLLPPSEAKYGRFSQGMARMLLIRLYLHEKRWADVEKQANLIMAMNHYELEDDYLSMFDVQAPVDSNEIIWAIPADYAGTSENQWQLMVLPSNYPGRAGWGTIQSSWKFYDSFEEQDIRKTNLIAEYVGTDGVTYNRSNPGTIMQYGPIPLKISEDAARSTAITTVDIVMYRYADVLLSKAEALANKNNTPSQQAIDLVNMVRNRAGLDAILLADYADIDTFNKMILLERSHEYWCENGQYRADLIRHGKYSDYNIDLNGVSSQTAPHKALFPFSLDKVSEGKGAFLQNPGYN
- a CDS encoding SusC/RagA family TonB-linked outer membrane protein — protein: MKKLKMLPSIKSYDLKFNLALLLVIFSILEISAKSFDNKISVALKTEKNHMQQSIVTGKVTNEAGEILPGASIQVKGTSIGVETDFDGIYAINIPENGTATLIFTYLGYVSKEVLVADQTVINVKLAQNNTSLEEVIVVGYGSQRKKDLVGAISQVKGDDLVLSSTPSIAHALQGKAAGLQIIQNSAQPGGGLDIRIRGAASINASNEPLIVVDGFPISQLTEPGDGNRYSGGTQGILNSFNPNDIESIEVLKDASSTAIYGARAANGVVIITTKKGKAGKVQVDYSTSYSYQAYENNYDVLNAPEYMQLRNEAVYENWAFLNRVAPYSNRTLQDAIANPVNGIPFTRVYSDDQINNASKGTDWFDIVTRDGGIQQHNISLKGGTESTKYYLSGNLFEHKGVLKSSEFERASLRFNLNQKFNDKISIGLSFTKSTINNQNTQLGGQAFENSGIIRSALQYSPLIDEVDSFGNYPTNPDYAIIPNPASLLTISDEARTDRTLANVYLEVKPLKGLTLRTQAGIDQGLSVRNTYLPRTTLWGENENGRASIASEQKNDKLLDITLNYKANILEDHSLNLLAGYSHQNFESSGNSLANNDFITDAFLWNNMNAGAGVPDVSSSKSTSKIVSYFGRLNYIYKDRYILTSTIRRDGSSNFSENNKFAIFPSMAIGWNIAEEPFMKSLKGKVSQLKLRYGYGQTGNADIGGNAFASYFAKPAYLNPDESVLVGVFASRLANPSLKWETTTEKNLGLDFGFFKNRVSGSVELFDKEISDLLSLNPINSYNEINQVWANIGKTQSRGIEFTLNTVNIQTKNFTWKSTFTYSTFDDRWLERAPDWKPAVYENVDDPIRAQFSYLSDGIMQAGEVVTAQPDLFPGQIKLKDVNGYLRDGSGNPIVDENGIFQRTGEADGKIDEADIVLLGSSDPDFIAGFSNMITYKNFQLNFHFNAMFGREIIDATDFTYGVSTDGVAKNGANALRNILNRWTPENPSTTRPGSNFGYSLYDSGDFFLQDAWFIRLSNISLSYQFPKNCFGKHLSSAALRVGGQNIFVITPYKGVDPETNGYDPDVSGDTSNLVASYPNVRTFTVGLDLKF